AAGGTACCCTCACCGCCTTGGCACGCCTAGCGATTTCTGGAACACCGACTAAAATAAGGAAAAGTAATATTATTATAGTAGACAAGTTGAGTGGGTTGACAGGGATTAGCAGTGGGTTAATATTGATAATTACTTTAACTCCAATTTTAACTAATTTTAAGTCAGCCTCATGCAGTCATCCTCATCCGTACCCACCCACACCCACAGAGGGAGTAGAGATATCCCTTGGTCTTTGTGCAAAAACACAATGTAAAGATATCACAGGGACAGAGGGAGTAGATTTCTACCAACTGTTTATGCTTTCATATATCAAACACAGCATTACTTCTAGGAACCTTGATGTATTAGTAAAATTATGTCTCACAAATGCATTCCAGGTATGGTCTAATGATAAGGCCGACAACTGAAGCTCAGGACAGATCCGAAATTATGAGTTTACAAAAGCATGACCAGCATGCCAGCATTTCTTCCTCAAAAGCAAGAAGATCCGATACGGAGAAAAGGTTGCATATGAAGCTTAAAGTTTCACTACACACCAGAGTAGCTCAAAAAGAAGCATTTCTACTAGTCTTTTCCTTTAAAACCTTGTAATGAGTAATGTCCTCGCTCCCTCCACATCCATCCAGCAGCTGATTTAGTTAAGATGCAACAATGATTCGAAATCTTTGGATAACATTTCAGTCCTGCAAGTAAAAACCAAATCAATTAAACATTATTACCCAGGAGAGAGCCACAGAAGCCAGAAGAAAAGGCTAGCAGGAGCATTTTTACTATAATTGTATTGTTAACTCTAGAAAAGCCACAATGAACTGTTACATTGTCAATGATATTAATATTTGATGTTTAAGTATAGGGGAAAGGGGTGGTGAGAATCGACCTTTTTCCTAGCACTTGTAGAATGGCTATTGGGTACTGGCTAGTGCTTTTGCCACCCAAGTACTCCTTGATGACCCTACGCTAACATATTTCTCGCTAACATATTTCTCTCTATCCGTGTGTATGTGTGTGTCATTTGCAAACGTAAACAAAAAAGTCTGACCATATCTAGAAGATTTTTAAATCAGACAAAATTTGAAAGCAATAGCAAGTCTCGTCAATTCACAAGAAGCAATGCAATTAACAAATACAAAATTTGATTCCTTGGTGGCATTAGTAACTGAAAGTGGAATTTACTCTGAAAGCAATTTCACTATTCTGTCAAGAAAAAGGCTTGTAGTggagttattattaattgaaGCAACAGATTGATCACACAATTGTGGAAGGTAGAGAAGCACACTATGAAAGACACTTATGTACAAAAATTATATGCAGGCACTTAAACTCATAATGTTTAAAATACAAAAATGGTTCAACTATTTTTTAGGCACCTTTCTTTGCAATTTTGTTTTCTTGTAATTAAATTATGGAAGTCAAGTTTGATACTGGGAGTACAGTGCATGGGCTGTAGACTGTAGAGAAAACAACAATTTACTCGACTACAGGGAATTAAAAAAAACAACTTACTTTATTAATAACTGGACCAATTTTAGCATGTTAGTAGCTTACTATATCTGATACATAGGAAATCTCAAAGAtgtttataaattaaaatttcttTACAATCTTTATATATAAAGAAATCAATAGCCATTTTATTAGCCCTCATAGATTTTCAAATATATTGATATATGCTCCAGACTCAATAGATTAACTTATAATGTAATATGGTATAAATCTCCCTGTCCTGGACTTGTGTACTCCCCTTCAATGTATATCAGTAGATGTCAAGTCTATATGGAAACTAAATCTTTCACGATATTATCTCGAATATTTCTAATTCTAACATAGAAGATTCAAATACGAAACCAAACAATAAAGTGTAACAACCACAGAGCACAGCACTGTAACAAAGGTATATAGTATCCATATGACACCGCTTTTGACTCCTTAGCTATCTTATGCCTACTATCATGTGCTACTGTATTCCCGAGGTAAAGGGAACTGATGATCTAAATTATAGTTACACCATTAGAGTAGTCAAGGAACATTTTTCCCAAGTTAGATCGGCATATCGAACAGATCTTAGCCACAGTGCAACAAAGTTCTGCAATCATAATGGTGTATTAAGGGGCATATCATGCCTGAGTTGCACCTGAGAATCTATTGAGATCAACCCAGTGCAATGTAGTTATATTATTACATTTTTTTAGTCAATAACAACCAAAAGTCCTACACATCGTACTGGCCTTGATATGTTGAGCAATACTTAATAAGGCTCTGTTTGGTCTAATAGATAAGCACTTAAATAGTTGTGCCGAATTCTGTTGTATTGTCTCTAATCTCTATATCAAAAATCAATGGCTATGTTAGGTACACCTTCCATGACACCAACCTTAAAGTACAATATAAACACATCATATAATTAAAGTTCATGAATGCACATACCAGTCCTTCCGAGGTTTAGTTTTCTTCTTGTGGTCGTCCTCCTTCCCGATGACTTCCATTCCCTTAACACAAACAAGACTCTCAATGTGACTATAAGACTCATACCACAGTGGATCTGTGGTGGCAAGCCCCCTTTTTCTGATGAAATTATCACTGGTTTCAGGGTTCCAGAAGTAAGGAGTCCGATTATCAGCATGCAGGATGTCCCCTTTCCATGTCTCAAAAACAATTTCGCCTGTGGTAAGGCACTGAGGGATCCGCAATCCATCAAACTGATGTTCCCCAATAGTATACATCTTTGTCCAATTTTTAGTGCTCTCATCCAGTACATACATGTCAACTATTGAATTAGGACACTCACCGGGAGATTGAATTAACAGAGCAAGTGAATCCTTCCACTTCAATGGATTAAGACTAGTACACaaattcttgacaaagtttggATATCTGACCTTCTTATACAACCCAGTACAAGGATCAATTGATGCTAGCATCTCGTTCTCATTAGGGTTAAATGGTGTCAAATCACCTGGAAGGCGATCAGCTCCAACCCAGTACGGACAATCTTTGATAATAAAATTGCAATTCGGTAATTTGGGCCAAAAAGGGACATACCCGCGCTTCTCAAAATCTGTCCAAATATCACGGTTAGCAGAGTAAATCTCAACCCTGGACCAACAATACTCCTCAAAACCTGGTGGACGAACAACAGGAACAATCCGTACAATCTTATAATCACCAGCACCCTTATCAAAACCCAAACCAACACTCATAACATCCAACCTATCAAACCTAGACTTACGTTCCGGGAATCTAATCAGTTTCCACATATTAATAGCCGGATTCCACAACGCAACAGACCGCCCCTTCATTTCTTTATACTTCGAAAAACACATAACCCCACTAATAGTTAAGCACATTACCCCATTAATCGAACCCGCAAGCACCATCTGTTTAGAAAAATCACAAAAATTAATTTTTCTCGGATAATCACATTTACTAGCCCTATTCTTCTCAATCCTAAGCACAGGCATTACCGGTCCACGAAGGCCTAAATACGCAACGAGTTCCCAACAAGACTTATTAACAACATCATACTTATAAATGTGACATAAAAGGTGCTTATCATTACACAAAATGCAGTGATTAAGATGCATAGAGATAAATTTGGGGTGAAGAGTACGAAGAAGCCAAGATTTAGAAACACACCTGAAGCGAATAAGAGACTTTACGGGGGTTCGAAAAAGAATCTCGTTGATCATATCTTCAGTTAGAGTTCTTGGGGTGAGTTCAAGATTTGTGGGTTGTGCAATGGTGAGGTCTACATTGGTGGGTTTTAGAAGTGGGTTTAAGGTGGGAGCTGGAATGGGCTTGTTGAGCTTGTTCCACTCCATTGATTTGGGGTTTTCTTGATTAGGGTTTTAGAGTGAGTGAGTGAGTAGGGTTTCTGTTTGGACATGGAGAGTGACACTGTGAGAGTTAGACCTGGTCTGCGGTCCGTGCGGACCGGGCCGGGCACGGGTTGAACACTGGATATATAAACACTGAACCGGTCTGCTTAATTACGAACCGGGCTCGGGCCGGGTTTGAACCGTTAAAACAGGACTTCGTAACCGAACCGAACGAACCGAACGAATTCACGAGTAGGGCGAGCCGTGTGTGCGGGCTGTGCGGGTTGAATTCGCGAGTTGGGCGAGCCGTGTGTGCGGGCTGCATAATTGAGATGTTCACAGTTGAATTGTATCCTGACTGGAAGCTTCCTGAACTGGAGCAATAATTCCTGAACTCGAGCAATAATTACTCgaaattaataatcaattaataaaaaataaataataaaatgtaacattattttctattatgtcacataatttattcaaaatattatagttgtaatcaattaattttattattttaaatttttggttaaaaagaggacggtacctcttataaattttattaatttaaaaaaattacaaatgaTGTGAGAGGACTCCTCTCTCTCTAAAAACGGAACAAACCGTATCAaacattaaaaaattacaaatcaaatgatattaaaacttaaaaaaaaattacattaaaTATTTGTTCTAAAGTTGTTCGCTAGTTGAGGTTCCCGATTCGGATGAAGTATCCATTGTCATCCATGGCTCGTCGTCATCGTCGGAGTCTTCTTTTCTTCCTTGTTGTCTTTTATCGGCTTGATCCCAATCTTTTTTGCAAACTAAAATCTTTACAACGTCTGGCCCAAGACTGGATCTCTTCTCATCTAACACTCTTCTGCCTGCACTAAAAGCGTACTCGGACGCAATTGTAGAAGCTGGGACAACTAAAATATCCTTTGCAATTTTTGCTAAAACCGGAAATTGTAACTCATGATTCTTCCACCATGTTagtatatcaaaatcatcatttAACTCATAACTATATGAAAAAAATTCGTGAACCATACTAGTGGCAGAAGAAGGTACGGTAGATGACTGGAAAATTCTACATTTTTGTTTTTTGGTTAGTATAGATGAAATGGTACTACTAAACCTACTAGAAGTATTACTACTCTTTGGTGGTATAGTACTTTGAGTTTTTGGAGCATACATATCTATAAGACGAAACAACAAATTTAAATAATTAGTTACATATAAAACAtgattatatgtatatatttataaggAGATAAAAGTTCGAAGAAATTGTGAATAAATTgttgtttatatgtatatatttataaggAGATAAAAGTTGTCGTTGGAGGTGGACTGGAGTCTGGAGGAGTAACGTTAACTTGCAGGTTAACGTTGCAATTACAGGAGGCAGTCACAGAATCACAGGCATGGCAGAAACAGCAGGAACAGAGGAGAAACGTTGGCGCGTGAACACAGTCGTGTGTGGGCCGTGCGGGCTCGTGCGGGCTGTGCGGGTTGAGTGGTCTGTGCGGCTCGTGCGGGCTTGGCTCGTGCGGGCTCGTGCGGTTCCGGGTTCTGAAATTACAATTCGTATTCGGTTCATGTAATTTAGCGAGTTGGgcgggtttgaaccggcccgGTTCGGTCCGAATTTTTTACGGTTTCCGTACGAACCGGTCCCGAATgtgcggttcaaacccgcacattTGGCCGGCTCTAGTGAGAGTGAGTGAAAAAAATTTGGGGTAGTGTTGGGTCCCAAAGTGTAGTGATGACAAAATTTTTAAATCGATCAATATTATTATCCGACCCAATTGATTCGAACGATTTTTATCGATTTACGTTTTAATTAtgattttaattttgatttttcaaatattaaataaattaggTGAAAAAACCGCGATTCGCGTGGTAGTTGAACGCGCGTTACAATACGATTTTTAATGATAGAAATAGTTAATTTTCAGGTTTGTTAAAGCATTTATATTTATCAAGGTATTTTTTGTTAGTGTAagtgccctagaggcaatatattattcttttataatctttatgtcagttgattattcaataaatgtatttattatgatcttaattactgcgatattttgttagcataataaatgtccttagaatcatgatacaaattgtatagtttaagtacatgacttgaacttgagattatataatatatcatattcttaaaggtccctagtcgagtattagtatataggacaataataatacatagatagactagtatgttgtttgacaagataaccacatctcattggttataagtatggggatactaaagtcaatacataggtacatgtgagagtacatggtactggacaaacccacagtgagattcttcatatttaataaagtcataagaaagactcacagtgataatggtgtaacgatcctttgacttgaaatcattatattctatacgaggattaatatactttgactacattaaaagttacttttgatcgggtgatgataaaagtggacatcgggtatatcatgagtcgtatgagaaatatgaatgatagataaaggatttaaccctcctataattaggagagatattattggcatcttgattgagtgagattataaaagcatggccatgctcaaataatgatttgtctcgataatctactcatggatcaagtaaacccggattaaatattgaagaggatgactaaatacatgcctcgagtttaatctataatatgtatagttaaagggattatattacaagaaaaacattaatcacgaaaggtttttATCTAATCtcgatttaattattgtttaattgggtaacaatgatgtattactagataccgctcattgtttataattttattagagaataaaattattgccaattaaataatagcctatagggtcgcacaaatagagcacttaatggaatagttaatttaaattatggatttaaattaattgatgattatttgaattttattataattaagtaagacttaattgagataatataaattcgaattaaaaggaatatttttgcccataataattaagtatgacttagttattaattaaataatagaaattcgtttttattatttaatccaatacctactagggttgggctttgctgtcAAAACAATGTCAAAacaataattaagtatgacttattatttttattaattaattgatattACTTATTATGGTATTTTCCTTCTTCCATCTTTGTAAACATGTCAAAACAAAAATGTGATGTGCTTGGCTCAAATGGAGGACCATGAAGTGAATGTTGCCTCCTATCACGGAGGGACGTATGCGGTTATAGTTAATACTAATACTAAAAATGTCGTTGAGTGGTTAAAATCAAGTTTACAACTcgaatatttaaaaaaaaaattaaaatactttcTGAAGTTTGCAACCACTTATTGTAAAAACAtttttttgcaaatatttttaaattaaattagtatttatgaaaatatttcTAGAAATTGGTAAAACCGTAAATAATTTTATACAAGACAGTATTTTTGGTAAATTCCCAAAACTGTATTGTTCAGTCAATCTAAATCAAAACCAAAAGGTAGTTTTGTAAGTTATACGACCTTAACAATTTTTGATAAAACATTaacattttataattaaaaatatgatatatatatatatataacaattatttaaaataatcgAGTACATCGACTTTAGTATTCTCCAAAAGTGCAACTTATCATTACGACCCCGTATTATAatccgcgtgcttagggtttcatttttaatttctgcttatgacatatgctttacttatttattattcttgattggatcatgataagtgttatttctagagaactaacaatgagatttacagaaggggggttgaatgtaaatctcaaaactttttcaagttttgagcagtttataaagactgtgtgttcaagatgaacaagtgtgtgaattgctttaagctgatacagacagatatatattcaaacacaaatgtaaagaacacaattaacctttaaaaacttttctggtggatttgttgttccaccagagatggtatttcagaaattctgtgatctaagaatttgatcacagctgcatcctagtacaaactagataatttttctctcaagatttttctaaacagctctggaaaaattcttatctaattactagctactacatggtttatatattaccaagtgtacaagtgaagacaaagattaaaaatacaataataaaataagttctccacttgtttcttctccatatcactcaagtactttgttgactattgcctctttgtactagagtagaacggctgctttttctgatgttcctgaaattaggctgccacatttcagttatctctgttcacccacgtgcctctgtttgtaggtacaactaccacttatcaacggttaatcaacagaacatccgttgaagctttcatccgttgatgcactcatccgttgaaggatgttatccgttgaaggatgttatccgttgaagctttagagacatccgttgaagcttagcttctcatccgttgaaggtctttaagtcatccgttgataccacttcatttatacaaaattacaaggcatgaaatatttacaattggccttcctatctgcatatcttctagtagtcaacatgactcatagtttctctcaacttctaagaattacatcttaaatacagagactgaaatatgctacaacagtagacttatttctaagtaaagctacaccatcaacggatagccaaagtggtcttatccgttgaggctacagacactgaatttctacttaagtgttttgttaaacatatcatcaaactaatgcacatatattcctaacaatctccccctatttatgtctataagaattgtaggcataaattcagggttaacttgatgataacaaaacacttaacagatatatgaattgaaactaagtagaaatttgaaaatgctgcaaaaatgtatgtactaggaggaaattgaagatttacagtatttccaaggatactcctttagcctgagcaaatcatctttttcttctttgttccctggttttctttcctagccctttgtcattttcctcaatttggagttggagttgtctgaagaattcagcttcatcttcaacactgatatccaacttagattgcatttccttgagagtttcattgctggcaatcttgagttggtcttcaagtctgaaaaatcttctgacttctttatcatctctaaattccatcaaccaatgaggtgatttgtgaattgtaattcccctttcttgaatgagtaaagtcctgggtaaagcattgggctccctccaagtttttcttatattggcaatcttgttgagaatttcagtcttggcagttctggtaaagccagaatccttttgtatagctgaaaagactctaatcaaggtagagtagccttcattcagaatcctgtggagaggccatgttctttccccagctccttcgtatctgaacactaatctctctggtagctgtctgtaagcagctattcctcttacatcctccaactcatccagatagagttcaatgtctgaaatttcttttatgtcacagatgtgaacataatcatctttagaaatggatggcttaggcttaggcttttgtttttgagtgaatttcttagaggttatgggaggtgtagatttgggttttcttttctgtttctttggtagtggaagagtggttagaaaggtaggcaatttgatagtgtcccaatcaataggttcctcttttggaatgattggttcaccatggatgtttatagtgggattagcaacaagaggttcaggtatggaaggtagtggtttagatatagatttggttacttcagtattatcttcactccttctatgtgccttggcctttcttctgtttcccttctgccattcctctctttcttccaaactctcaccaaatatactcccaaaaacctcatctaggtttgcaatcttgtcttcacccctgacttcaattcctttctcttcttcatcttgacttgactttagctgttgttcaagctttgcttgtgctcttttgtcagcctttagttgcttgacttcttccttcttggctattgagaatttgggatgtccttgcatcacacatatgctNNNNNNNNNNNNNNNNNNNNNNNNNNNNNNNNNNNNNNNNNNNNNNNNNNNNNNNNNNNNNNNNNNNNNNNNNNNNNNNNNNNNNNNNNNNNNNNNNNNNaatctggtgctgtaatgactggtgccgtgatcaaactctccttgagagtctcgaatgctgccaaacattcatcatcaaatttgaaaggcacatctttctcaagcaaattgcacaacagCTTAGATATCTTggaaaagtccttgatgaatcgccgataaaaacccgcatgaccaagaaaactacggattcctttcacagaattaggtgggggaagattttcaatgactcccaccttggccttgtccacctccagacccttgctagagaccttatgcccaaggataatgccttcacgcaccataaaatgacatttctcccaattaagcaccaaattagtttccacgcatcttttgagtacggcgcgcagattattcaaacattcatcatatgagtgtccaaagacggagaagtcatccatgaacacttcgacgttatttccaatcatgtcagagaatatagccatcatacatctctgaaaggtggccggtgcgccacataacccaaacggaactctgcgaaaagcaaatgtgccaaatggacaagtgaaggtagtcttttcctgatcctctggtgcaatacaaatctgattatacccggaataaccatccagaagacaaaaatactcatgtcccgccaatctgtcaagcatctgatcaataaatggaagagggaagtgatccttccttgtggctttgttcaattttctataatccatgcatactctccatcctgtaactgttcgagtagggatgagctcattcttttcatttgcgaccacagtgatacctcccttcttaggtacacattgtacggggctcacccacgagctatcagaaataggataaatgatgcctgcatctagccatttcagaatttctttcttcaccacctccttcatgatgggattcagtcttcgctgttgttccacagttggcttactaccttcctctagcagaattttatgcatacaatatgaaggacttatccccttgatgtatgctatggtccatcctatagccgatttgaattctctcaaaatccttaagagcttgtcttcctcactacctgaaaggtcagatgaaataataacaagtaacgtagatgaatcacctaaaaaagcatacctcaagtgttcaggtaatggcttgagctccaaggtaggtgcttcctctattgatggtttgagcttcccttcagcgttcttgaggtcagaagtactaagagattcaaatggtatgtccagctttcgcttccagggagaagcgttcagatattgtaattgctcgttgctatcttcatcatcgctgtcaaaatcccccactaaggccttttctaatgcatcagacattagcatgggatcgagttccgaagtaaccgcagaatcaatcacatccacttttaagcactcctca
This sequence is a window from Apium graveolens cultivar Ventura chromosome 9, ASM990537v1, whole genome shotgun sequence. Protein-coding genes within it:
- the LOC141682869 gene encoding uncharacterized protein LOC141682869 isoform X2, which produces MVLAGSINGVMCLTISGVMCFSKYKEMKGRSVALWNPAINMWKLIRFPERKSRFDRLDVMSVGLGFDKGAGDYKIVRIVPVVRPPGFEEYCWSRVEIYSANRDIWTDFEKRGYVPFWPKLPNCNFIIKDCPYWVGADRLPGDLTPFNPNENEMLASIDPCTGLYKKVRYPNFVKNLCTSLNPLKWKDSLALLIQSPGECPNSIVDMYVLDESTKNWTKMYTIGEHQFDGLRIPQCLTTGEIVFETWKGDILHADNRTPYFWNPETSDNFIRKRGLATTDPLWYESYSHIESLVCVKGMEVIGKEDDHKKKTKPRKDWTEMLSKDFESLLHLN
- the LOC141682869 gene encoding putative F-box/LRR-repeat/kelch-repeat protein At1g11620 isoform X1 — encoded protein: MEWNKLNKPIPAPTLNPLLKPTNVDLTIAQPTNLELTPRTLTEDMINEILFRTPVKSLIRFRCVSKSWLLRTLHPKFISMHLNHCILCNDKHLLCHIYKYDVVNKSCWELVAYLGLRGPVMPVLRIEKNRASKCDYPRKINFCDFSKQMVLAGSINGVMCLTISGVMCFSKYKEMKGRSVALWNPAINMWKLIRFPERKSRFDRLDVMSVGLGFDKGAGDYKIVRIVPVVRPPGFEEYCWSRVEIYSANRDIWTDFEKRGYVPFWPKLPNCNFIIKDCPYWVGADRLPGDLTPFNPNENEMLASIDPCTGLYKKVRYPNFVKNLCTSLNPLKWKDSLALLIQSPGECPNSIVDMYVLDESTKNWTKMYTIGEHQFDGLRIPQCLTTGEIVFETWKGDILHADNRTPYFWNPETSDNFIRKRGLATTDPLWYESYSHIESLVCVKGMEVIGKEDDHKKKTKPRKDWTEMLSKDFESLLHLN